One part of the Paenibacillus silvisoli genome encodes these proteins:
- a CDS encoding BaiN/RdsA family NAD(P)/FAD-dependent oxidoreductase encodes MNKYDVIIVGAGSAGLMAAVAAGKQGASVLLLDKGDKLGRKLGISGGGRCNVTNNKETDELIKHIPGNGRFLHSALSNFSNKHIIEFFEGLGIALKEEDNGRMFPVSDKAKTVVDALVGQVKRYGVDLMVNSPVGSLLYDEERVLGVKLAGGKRIEGKSVIVAVGGKSVPHTGSTGDGYAWAEAAGHTITPLFPTEVPLTSKEDFIAGREIQGLALRDVALSVLNEKGKTIVSHRGDMLFTHFGLSGPIALRCSQFVVKQRAKTGAPVQLTIDLFPDKSVDDIYSETLQAAKLDAKKAVINVLKSVLPERIVPIVLGRTKLDPYVTYDNIPKQEWRELSQLLKAFPVKANGTLSIEEAFVTGGGVNLKEIDPKTMQSKCKQGLYFCGEILDIHGYTGGYNITAAFSTGYTAGSHAAHSASGGGAE; translated from the coding sequence ATGAATAAATATGATGTCATAATCGTAGGCGCGGGCTCGGCCGGTTTGATGGCCGCGGTGGCCGCAGGCAAGCAAGGCGCGAGCGTGCTGCTTCTCGATAAAGGGGATAAGCTTGGCCGCAAGCTGGGGATCTCCGGCGGCGGGCGCTGCAACGTGACCAATAATAAAGAGACGGATGAGCTGATCAAGCACATTCCGGGCAACGGGCGGTTTTTGCACAGCGCGCTAAGCAACTTTTCCAACAAACATATTATCGAGTTTTTCGAGGGCTTGGGGATCGCGCTCAAAGAAGAAGACAACGGGCGCATGTTCCCGGTATCGGATAAAGCGAAGACGGTCGTCGACGCGTTGGTCGGCCAAGTGAAGCGGTACGGGGTGGACCTCATGGTCAACTCGCCCGTGGGGAGTCTGCTATACGATGAGGAGCGCGTTCTAGGCGTGAAGCTCGCAGGGGGCAAAAGAATTGAAGGCAAATCCGTCATTGTCGCCGTTGGCGGCAAGTCGGTTCCGCATACCGGATCGACGGGCGACGGTTACGCCTGGGCGGAAGCGGCCGGTCATACGATTACGCCGCTGTTCCCGACCGAGGTGCCTCTGACATCCAAAGAGGATTTTATCGCGGGGCGCGAGATTCAGGGATTGGCGCTTCGGGACGTGGCGCTCAGCGTGCTCAACGAGAAAGGCAAAACGATCGTCTCGCATCGCGGCGACATGCTGTTCACGCATTTCGGCCTCTCCGGTCCGATCGCGCTGCGGTGCAGCCAGTTCGTCGTCAAGCAGCGGGCCAAGACCGGGGCTCCCGTGCAGCTGACGATCGATCTATTCCCGGACAAGAGCGTCGACGACATCTATTCCGAAACGCTGCAAGCGGCGAAGCTGGACGCCAAGAAGGCGGTGATCAACGTGCTGAAAAGCGTGCTGCCGGAGCGGATCGTCCCGATTGTCCTCGGCCGGACGAAGCTGGATCCCTACGTCACGTACGACAACATTCCGAAACAGGAATGGCGCGAGCTCAGCCAGCTGCTGAAAGCTTTTCCGGTCAAGGCGAACGGCACGCTGTCGATCGAGGAAGCCTTCGTTACCGGAGGCGGGGTCAATCTGAAGGAAATCGATCCGAAGACGATGCAATCCAAGTGTAAGCAGGGCCTGTACTTCTGCGGCGAAATTCTCGATATCCACGGCTACACCGGGGGCTACAACATTACGGCCGCGTTCTCGACTGGGTATACGGCGGGCAGCCATGCGGCGCATTCCGCATCCGGCGGCGGCGCGGAATAA
- a CDS encoding ATP-binding protein, giving the protein MMLLQVLVALLPVFAFQVWYDYSKPRKNVPIYLILFCGICVLLGLGVCIDIHEFYLDYHYAPLLLGSLYGGIGVFLGLSTIFMASDLLMMDGLWGWIDIGGMLLLLGPIILKFHKGFIQFSFKRKLAIVMSATSVILLIRACSFVFYYRSEQPVWSFHEVIYLIGHELCYFVIIWMILIFSESFIRRQTIASHYHGISDKYRIEVQKLQQFIDETPLGVIFVDQNGMITHVNEMAIHLLRDKVGGKQRQELVGQPFTIMYDHIEKDVLGRLLYQALNGHRLTTEYVQEQGKIYVNSGICVRDIQNDEIIGAALIAHDITELNRLRDEIGRMERLSLVGQMAASITHEIRNPMAVIRGFVQLMRERSPEDQQEYYRIVMDELDRANAIINDFLSLAQNRIIAKESCSLHEILNEIMPLLWADANLRGQTIELRLAEKIPQLMLNEKEMKQLILNLARNGMEAMDQHGVLTIQTLAFPDSVELRVNDNGSGIEKEKLERLFEPFFTTKSRGTGLGLPLCLSIIERHGGRIHVESVEGVGTTFIVRFDRSRNYNEAAAALSRA; this is encoded by the coding sequence ATGATGCTCCTGCAGGTGTTGGTTGCCCTGCTGCCCGTATTCGCCTTTCAAGTTTGGTACGATTATTCGAAACCGCGCAAAAATGTCCCGATTTATCTCATCCTGTTTTGCGGCATCTGCGTATTGTTAGGTCTTGGGGTCTGCATCGATATTCACGAATTCTATCTGGACTACCATTACGCGCCGCTGCTTCTCGGTTCGCTGTATGGCGGGATCGGCGTTTTTCTCGGCTTATCGACAATTTTCATGGCTTCTGATCTTCTTATGATGGACGGGCTATGGGGATGGATCGATATCGGCGGGATGCTGCTGCTCCTTGGACCGATTATTTTGAAGTTTCATAAAGGGTTCATTCAATTCTCCTTCAAGCGCAAGCTGGCGATCGTGATGTCCGCGACTTCCGTCATTTTGCTGATACGCGCTTGCTCCTTCGTTTTCTACTACCGCTCCGAGCAGCCGGTATGGTCTTTCCACGAAGTGATTTACTTGATCGGCCATGAGCTGTGCTATTTTGTGATCATTTGGATGATTCTTATCTTCTCGGAGAGCTTTATCCGCCGGCAAACGATCGCTTCCCATTACCACGGCATTTCCGATAAGTACCGTATCGAAGTTCAGAAGCTTCAGCAATTTATCGACGAAACGCCGCTGGGCGTTATTTTCGTCGACCAGAACGGCATGATTACGCATGTCAACGAGATGGCGATCCATCTGCTGCGGGATAAAGTAGGCGGCAAGCAAAGGCAGGAGCTGGTTGGCCAGCCGTTTACGATCATGTACGACCATATCGAGAAGGACGTGCTGGGCAGACTGCTATACCAGGCGCTCAACGGGCATCGCCTTACGACGGAATACGTGCAGGAACAGGGTAAAATTTACGTCAACTCCGGCATTTGCGTGCGCGATATCCAAAATGACGAAATCATCGGCGCGGCGCTCATCGCCCACGATATCACCGAACTGAACCGTTTGCGCGACGAAATCGGCCGTATGGAGCGTCTCAGTCTGGTCGGCCAGATGGCCGCCAGCATCACGCATGAAATCCGCAATCCGATGGCCGTCATTCGCGGCTTCGTCCAGCTGATGCGCGAGCGCAGCCCGGAGGACCAGCAGGAATATTATCGGATCGTCATGGACGAGCTGGACCGGGCCAACGCGATCATCAACGACTTCCTGTCGCTTGCGCAAAATCGGATCATCGCCAAGGAAAGCTGCTCGCTGCATGAAATTTTGAACGAGATCATGCCGCTGCTGTGGGCGGACGCCAATCTGCGGGGACAAACGATCGAGCTTCGTCTGGCGGAGAAGATTCCGCAGCTCATGCTCAATGAAAAAGAGATGAAGCAGCTCATCCTCAATCTGGCCCGCAACGGCATGGAAGCGATGGATCAGCACGGCGTGCTGACGATTCAGACGCTTGCGTTCCCGGATAGCGTGGAGCTTCGCGTGAACGACAACGGAAGCGGCATTGAGAAGGAGAAGCTGGAGCGGCTGTTCGAGCCGTTCTTCACGACCAAATCCCGCGGTACCGGACTCGGTCTGCCGCTATGCTTAAGCATTATCGAGCGCCATGGCGGACGAATCCATGTGGAGTCCGTCGAAGGCGTAGGCACGACGTTCATCGTCCGGTTTGACCGCAGCCGCAATTACAATGAAGCCGCCGCTGCGCTGAGCCGCGCGTAG
- a CDS encoding DUF3905 domain-containing protein, whose product MSKKKERDLSATQQELASFPSAAGKDDPALDPFEINFRPEFQSDRGPRAPFVNDSGVVIGDHQYESPESPLSQWTEDTDPAIMAGSQWVHPYKDIGFLTSENRDYFEQGIPPQGGIFMHPDKNAASGIGAHDEGESRSNEK is encoded by the coding sequence ATGAGCAAGAAGAAGGAGCGGGATTTGAGCGCTACTCAACAGGAGCTAGCTTCATTCCCGTCGGCAGCCGGTAAAGACGATCCGGCTTTGGACCCGTTCGAGATTAATTTTCGCCCGGAGTTTCAATCGGACCGGGGACCGCGGGCTCCGTTCGTGAACGATAGCGGCGTCGTCATCGGCGATCATCAATATGAGTCGCCGGAGTCTCCGCTCAGCCAGTGGACGGAAGACACGGACCCGGCGATCATGGCAGGCAGTCAGTGGGTGCACCCGTATAAAGACATCGGCTTTCTGACCAGCGAGAACCGGGATTATTTTGAACAAGGGATCCCTCCGCAAGGCGGGATTTTCATGCATCCGGACAAAAATGCCGCATCCGGCATCGGGGCGCATGATGAGGGCGAGAGTCGATCAAACGAGAAATAG
- a CDS encoding BrxA/BrxB family bacilliredoxin encodes MSMSFERYMLDMVQPMRDDLTRIGIEELRTPEEVEAKLPNMKGTALVVVNSVCGCAAGQCRPGVAQALQHDVTPDHLYTVFAGQDKEATAKAREYFAPYPPSSPSIAVMKDGELVHFIERHQIENRSAADIAADLTSAFERFCR; translated from the coding sequence ATGTCGATGTCTTTTGAAAGATACATGCTGGATATGGTACAGCCAATGCGCGATGATTTGACGCGTATCGGAATCGAGGAGCTGCGCACGCCTGAGGAAGTGGAGGCGAAGCTGCCTAACATGAAAGGAACGGCGCTTGTCGTCGTTAACTCCGTTTGCGGATGCGCTGCCGGCCAATGCCGTCCTGGCGTAGCTCAAGCGCTTCAGCACGATGTGACGCCTGATCACCTGTACACGGTTTTTGCCGGCCAAGATAAAGAAGCGACTGCGAAGGCGCGCGAATATTTCGCGCCGTACCCGCCATCTTCGCCTTCCATCGCCGTGATGAAAGACGGCGAGCTCGTGCACTTCATCGAGCGTCATCAAATCGAGAACCGTTCGGCCGCTGATATCGCAGCGGATTTGACTTCCGCTTTCGAACGTTTCTGCCGTTAA
- the nadE gene encoding ammonia-dependent NAD(+) synthetase, with protein MSLQDEIIQQLGVKPIIDPEQEIRKRVDFLKEYVLKSGTTGLLIAISGGIDSAVATGLCKKATDELSAETGKDYMTLGVFQPYGEQVDISDSYAVAEAFGLKHRVETNIQEAVDEIALEVEHSLKSIGISRHLSRGGKGNVKARTRMVAQYALAFDLNLLVVGTDHASEAITGFFTKWGDGAVDITPLSTLNKRQVRQLAAVLGVPDSVLAKAPTAGLWEGQTDENELGITYDDNSSYLEGKTISDAAREKLEKQFLKTAHKRNPIPGI; from the coding sequence ATGAGCTTGCAGGACGAAATTATTCAACAATTGGGCGTCAAGCCCATAATCGATCCAGAGCAGGAGATTCGTAAGCGTGTCGACTTCCTGAAAGAGTACGTGCTCAAGTCCGGCACGACGGGACTGCTGATCGCGATCAGCGGCGGGATCGACAGCGCGGTAGCGACAGGTCTCTGCAAGAAAGCAACGGATGAACTGAGTGCCGAAACGGGCAAGGACTATATGACGCTCGGCGTGTTCCAGCCATATGGCGAACAGGTCGATATTTCGGACAGCTACGCGGTTGCGGAAGCGTTCGGATTGAAGCACCGCGTGGAAACGAACATTCAAGAGGCGGTCGACGAGATCGCGCTTGAAGTCGAGCACAGCTTGAAGTCGATCGGCATTTCGCGCCATCTCAGCCGCGGCGGCAAAGGCAATGTCAAAGCCCGCACCCGCATGGTGGCACAGTATGCGCTGGCATTCGATCTCAATCTGCTAGTGGTCGGCACGGATCACGCGTCCGAGGCGATCACCGGCTTCTTCACCAAATGGGGCGACGGCGCCGTAGACATTACGCCGCTCAGCACCTTGAACAAGCGGCAGGTTCGCCAGCTGGCAGCCGTGCTCGGCGTGCCGGACTCGGTCCTCGCGAAGGCGCCGACCGCCGGCCTCTGGGAAGGCCAAACCGACGAGAACGAGCTTGGCATCACGTACGATGACAACAGCTCCTATCTCGAAGGCAAAACGATCAGCGACGCTGCCCGCGAGAAGCTTGAAAAGCAATTCCTCAAAACCGCCCACAAGCGGAACCCGATCCCGGGGATCTAG
- a CDS encoding SGNH/GDSL hydrolase family protein, translating into MHASIWNHRNPLIHTRKALAEGQLTVGFIGGSITDARPRHNWPEPVTAWLVEQYPQARIIVENAAIGATGSELAVFRAKRDLIDRGCQLVFIDYAVNDYGEPSDKRKRSREGLLRKLLADGGRDVVFAHTFMQDMYAAMREGGVPDSIAELEELADHYGTGSVWMGLHALEEVRKGRMRWEEWLPDTLHPTHRGSLSYGQSIIAFLEKELQAEGAAQLSATTASFTTATVANALPQPLHPHHWGESVLLPLAKAQTEGPWVIRRWPYYEWIDQVLETAAVGAKLSFEFEGRGLSLGFDFGKLSAEFRYRIDGGDWIAMSRERPDWCGDDGWYRACYLGEVLPFGQHRLELEVTHGDRPECRGTNFRLAHIGVIR; encoded by the coding sequence ATGCATGCTTCAATTTGGAATCACCGCAACCCGCTCATTCATACGAGAAAAGCGCTCGCCGAAGGGCAGCTGACCGTCGGATTCATCGGCGGGTCGATTACGGACGCGCGTCCGCGCCATAATTGGCCGGAGCCCGTCACCGCATGGCTGGTGGAGCAGTACCCTCAGGCGAGAATTATCGTCGAAAATGCCGCCATCGGCGCGACGGGCAGCGAGCTCGCCGTGTTCAGGGCGAAGCGCGACTTAATCGACCGGGGTTGCCAGCTCGTGTTTATCGATTATGCCGTCAACGATTACGGTGAGCCGTCGGACAAAAGAAAACGCTCAAGGGAAGGGCTGCTCCGCAAGCTGCTGGCAGATGGCGGCCGCGATGTCGTTTTCGCGCATACGTTCATGCAGGACATGTACGCGGCGATGCGCGAAGGCGGCGTGCCGGATTCCATCGCGGAGCTGGAGGAGCTGGCCGACCATTACGGGACAGGCTCCGTATGGATGGGACTCCACGCGCTAGAAGAAGTGCGCAAAGGCCGCATGCGCTGGGAGGAATGGCTGCCGGACACCCTGCATCCGACGCATCGGGGGAGCCTCAGCTACGGCCAGAGCATCATCGCGTTCCTCGAAAAGGAGCTGCAAGCCGAAGGTGCGGCACAACTCTCCGCCACCACCGCCAGCTTCACCACCGCCACAGTCGCAAACGCGCTCCCACAGCCGCTGCATCCGCACCACTGGGGCGAGTCCGTCCTGCTGCCGCTGGCCAAGGCGCAAACGGAGGGGCCGTGGGTCATCCGCCGCTGGCCGTATTACGAATGGATCGACCAAGTGCTGGAAACGGCGGCGGTCGGGGCGAAGCTGTCGTTCGAATTCGAAGGTCGCGGCTTGTCGCTCGGCTTCGATTTCGGCAAACTGTCCGCCGAATTCCGCTACCGGATCGACGGCGGCGACTGGATCGCCATGTCGCGCGAGCGGCCGGATTGGTGCGGCGACGACGGTTGGTACCGGGCCTGCTATCTCGGCGAAGTGCTGCCATTCGGCCAGCACCGGTTAGAGCTGGAGGTCACGCACGGCGACCGACCGGAATGCCGCGGCACCAACTTCAGATTGGCGCATATCGGCGTCATCCGATAG
- the modA gene encoding molybdate ABC transporter substrate-binding protein, producing MKLRLRITTIIAIIAASIALTACGGNNQPQADKQTELTVSAAASLKDALTALKSSYEEQNKNIRITFNFGSSGTLQKQIEQGAPVDLYVSAAQKQMDALHEKGLVGESPILLRNELVLIVPKDNTTAVPTDLSALQDADYGKIAIGEPDSVPVGAYIEQSLTAAGLWDILKPKLIYAKDVRQVLSYVETGNVDAGFVYATDAKTSSGVNTAFTIAEETHKPIVYPAAVIQGSEHEKQAEELLAYLQSAEAAPTWTSYGFLLP from the coding sequence ATGAAACTGCGTCTTAGAATCACCACCATAATTGCCATCATCGCTGCAAGCATCGCGCTCACGGCCTGCGGAGGAAACAACCAGCCGCAGGCTGATAAACAAACCGAACTAACCGTTTCCGCGGCGGCGAGCTTGAAGGATGCGCTAACGGCGCTGAAATCAAGCTACGAGGAGCAAAACAAGAACATCCGAATTACGTTCAATTTCGGCTCGTCCGGGACGCTCCAGAAGCAGATCGAGCAAGGTGCACCGGTCGATCTGTACGTATCCGCCGCTCAGAAGCAGATGGACGCGCTGCACGAGAAAGGGCTCGTCGGCGAAAGCCCGATCCTGCTTCGCAACGAGCTCGTCCTTATCGTGCCGAAAGACAACACAACGGCCGTTCCCACAGATCTATCCGCGCTGCAAGACGCGGACTACGGCAAAATCGCCATCGGCGAGCCGGACAGCGTCCCAGTCGGCGCTTATATCGAGCAGTCCCTCACGGCAGCCGGCCTCTGGGACATTCTCAAGCCGAAGCTCATCTACGCCAAGGACGTACGGCAGGTGCTGTCCTACGTAGAGACAGGCAACGTGGATGCCGGCTTCGTGTACGCGACGGACGCGAAAACTTCTTCGGGCGTGAACACGGCATTCACGATCGCGGAAGAAACCCACAAGCCGATCGTCTATCCGGCGGCTGTCATCCAAGGAAGCGAGCATGAGAAGCAGGCCGAAGAGCTGCTGGCCTACTTGCAGAGCGCCGAAGCGGCGCCAACCTGGACAAGCTACGGGTTTCTCCTTCCATAG
- the acpS gene encoding holo-ACP synthase — MIIGIGHDISSLERMERMLQGEAGRKFQGRILTEREQQLADGHSGKRLAEFTAGRFAAKEAVSKAFGCGIGSQLGFHDIEVDRHESGKPMCRLSEAAWERLGHHADQTAIHITITHDHALASAFVVVERLV; from the coding sequence GTGATTATCGGAATCGGACATGATATTTCGTCGCTGGAGCGGATGGAACGGATGCTGCAAGGCGAGGCCGGCCGCAAATTTCAGGGCCGGATATTGACGGAGCGCGAGCAGCAGTTGGCGGACGGACATAGCGGTAAACGGCTCGCGGAGTTTACGGCAGGACGGTTCGCGGCGAAGGAAGCGGTGTCGAAGGCGTTCGGCTGCGGCATCGGCAGCCAGCTCGGTTTCCACGATATCGAAGTGGACCGTCATGAAAGCGGCAAGCCGATGTGCCGGCTTTCCGAAGCCGCTTGGGAGCGGCTCGGCCATCACGCGGACCAGACCGCCATCCACATCACGATAACGCATGATCATGCGCTTGCGTCCGCTTTCGTCGTCGTAGAGCGGCTCGTCTGA
- a CDS encoding c-type cytochrome, whose translation MNIRRVRQIYGAAVFTLACTAFLLLSGCGSSSPASTGSADVPKVYKSNCISCHGSELQGRMSPSTNLRQVGKRLSKEQITAQINKGGGGMPAFSGKLSADEVEELANWLSGKK comes from the coding sequence ATGAATATACGTCGTGTTAGGCAAATCTATGGCGCTGCTGTCTTCACGCTTGCTTGTACAGCGTTTCTGCTGCTGAGTGGATGCGGCTCCTCGTCCCCGGCATCAACCGGCTCGGCGGATGTGCCGAAGGTATACAAATCCAACTGCATTTCCTGCCACGGCTCCGAGCTGCAAGGCCGGATGAGCCCGTCCACCAATTTGCGGCAGGTCGGCAAACGGTTGTCGAAGGAGCAGATCACCGCTCAAATCAACAAGGGAGGCGGCGGCATGCCCGCTTTCTCCGGCAAGCTGTCGGCTGACGAGGTCGAAGAACTGGCTAACTGGCTCAGCGGCAAAAAATAA
- a CDS encoding AraC family transcriptional regulator: MKLSYRTIIQNYFHRFQADISIAAFSAPKSGLAMEQDSEFYRLWFIKEGEGILTQDGRDYATKPGQLLLLPPGKQSFVAGHKRPNGVYWCHFRASIGDMEMFDLLNLPLIVYPNEQVYVRTQFERLIDVYRSSLITRELRLRSALFELMAVYLEYGRISEDSLRQVEPLEKIDRVLEYIEENLSGPIGVEELAKLAYLHPNYFISYFKNIVGYAPTQYVNMRRVERAKQLLESPSCNISEVAEMVGMQNHYLSRMFKQQTGVTPSRYRQIYMGKNQGRP; the protein is encoded by the coding sequence ATGAAGCTTTCGTATAGAACCATCATACAAAACTATTTCCACCGCTTTCAAGCCGACATCTCCATTGCGGCCTTCTCGGCACCGAAGTCGGGTCTTGCGATGGAGCAGGATTCGGAGTTCTACAGACTTTGGTTTATTAAAGAAGGGGAAGGCATACTGACGCAGGATGGCCGCGACTACGCGACCAAGCCGGGTCAGCTGCTGCTGCTGCCGCCAGGCAAGCAGTCGTTTGTCGCTGGGCATAAAAGGCCGAACGGCGTCTATTGGTGCCATTTTCGCGCGTCCATCGGGGATATGGAAATGTTCGATTTGCTGAATTTGCCTCTCATTGTCTATCCGAATGAACAAGTGTACGTTCGAACTCAATTTGAACGTCTGATCGATGTCTATCGTTCTTCGCTCATTACGCGCGAGCTGCGCCTTCGTTCGGCGTTGTTCGAGCTGATGGCGGTTTATTTGGAATACGGCAGAATCAGCGAGGATTCGCTGCGTCAAGTAGAGCCGCTGGAGAAGATCGACCGCGTGCTGGAATATATCGAAGAGAATTTGTCCGGACCGATCGGCGTGGAGGAGCTGGCCAAGCTCGCGTATTTGCACCCGAATTATTTTATCAGCTACTTCAAAAATATCGTCGGCTATGCGCCTACGCAGTATGTCAACATGCGCCGCGTCGAGCGGGCAAAGCAGCTGCTGGAGAGCCCAAGCTGCAATATTTCGGAAGTGGCGGAGATGGTCGGGATGCAGAATCACTATTTGTCCCGCATGTTCAAGCAGCAGACGGGCGTCACGCCAAGCCGGTACCGGCAAATTTACATGGGTAAAAATCAAGGCAGACCGTAA
- the mutY gene encoding A/G-specific adenine glycosylase, with product MKTEASRYFSIELLNWYLANKRDLPWRKNRDPYRVWVSEIMLQQTRVDTVIPYYERFMEKFPTAAALAEAPEPEVLKLWEGLGYYSRARNLQAGAREVLALYSGIVPDDKDKVAALRGVGPYTTGAIMSIAFNRPEPAVDGNVMRVLSRYFCLEDDIAKPATRVGIEKLAASLIPEGSAGDFNQGLMELGALVCTPKSPGCLTCPVMMHCEGRMAGKEHVLPIKTKAKPPRPETRLAALITGSGEHAGKLLVRQRPESGLLAQMWELPHVLAEPGAAGGAGPKRRGRSKAAAAEREIAATAESVPADQAAGASQMERHAMQADYLSRALSAEDGLLVRPTGWRGETEHVFSHIVWDVQVFRAEFGFWQQQSEQQQQTALATAAAEPAAPCGEGAAPANYRWIGPEHMKELAFPNVFLRILRDYWHGLD from the coding sequence ATGAAAACGGAAGCATCCCGTTATTTCAGCATCGAGCTGTTGAACTGGTATTTGGCGAATAAACGGGACTTGCCGTGGCGAAAAAACCGCGATCCCTACCGGGTGTGGGTGTCGGAAATTATGCTGCAGCAAACGCGGGTGGATACCGTCATACCGTACTATGAACGGTTTATGGAGAAATTCCCGACGGCTGCGGCGCTGGCGGAAGCGCCGGAACCCGAGGTGCTGAAGCTGTGGGAAGGGCTCGGCTATTATTCGCGCGCCCGGAATTTGCAAGCGGGCGCGCGCGAGGTGCTCGCGCTTTACAGCGGCATCGTGCCGGACGATAAGGACAAGGTGGCGGCGCTTCGCGGCGTCGGCCCGTATACGACGGGCGCGATCATGAGCATTGCGTTCAACCGGCCGGAGCCGGCCGTGGACGGCAATGTCATGCGCGTGTTGTCGCGCTATTTTTGCCTGGAAGACGACATCGCGAAGCCTGCCACGCGGGTAGGCATTGAAAAGCTGGCCGCCTCGCTTATTCCGGAAGGCTCGGCGGGCGATTTCAATCAAGGGCTGATGGAGCTGGGCGCGCTCGTTTGCACGCCGAAGTCGCCGGGCTGTTTGACCTGCCCGGTGATGATGCACTGCGAAGGCAGAATGGCCGGCAAGGAGCATGTGCTGCCGATCAAGACCAAAGCGAAGCCGCCGCGCCCCGAAACGCGGCTGGCGGCGCTCATTACCGGCAGCGGCGAGCACGCGGGCAAGCTGCTCGTGCGGCAGCGGCCGGAGAGCGGCTTGCTCGCGCAAATGTGGGAGCTGCCGCATGTGCTGGCCGAGCCCGGAGCCGCGGGCGGCGCGGGTCCGAAGCGGCGCGGCCGGAGCAAGGCGGCAGCGGCAGAGCGCGAGATCGCGGCGACGGCGGAGAGCGTGCCTGCCGACCAGGCCGCGGGAGCTAGCCAAATGGAACGCCACGCGATGCAGGCCGACTATCTAAGCCGCGCGCTGTCGGCGGAGGACGGCCTGCTCGTTCGGCCGACCGGCTGGCGGGGCGAGACGGAGCATGTGTTCAGCCATATCGTGTGGGATGTGCAAGTGTTCCGCGCGGAATTCGGCTTCTGGCAGCAGCAGTCGGAGCAGCAGCAGCAGACTGCTCTCGCGACGGCAGCTGCAGAGCCTGCTGCACCCTGCGGAGAAGGAGCGGCGCCGGCCAACTATCGCTGGATCGGACCGGAGCACATGAAGGAGCTTGCGTTCCCGAACGTATTTTTACGTATTTTGCGCGATTATTGGCACGGATTGGATTGA
- a CDS encoding bifunctional 4-hydroxy-2-oxoglutarate aldolase/2-dehydro-3-deoxy-phosphogluconate aldolase: MSQMLERLQQEKIVAIFRYIEDQYADQAAEALLAGGITLMEITMNTEGAAGMISRWREKYGSQAGIGAGTVLDLDMAKEAVAAGSQFLISPNLDEAVVEYGYANGVPVWPGVMTPTEIVRAWKAGAEAVKVFPMATLGWKYLSEIRAPLDKIPMLATGGVDLDNIADYFKAGACAVGMGSKLVNLDWVRSGRFDLLTERARKFADAAQSL; the protein is encoded by the coding sequence GTGAGCCAGATGCTGGAAAGATTGCAGCAAGAGAAGATTGTAGCTATTTTTCGTTATATCGAGGATCAATATGCCGACCAGGCGGCCGAAGCGCTGCTTGCAGGCGGCATTACGTTGATGGAAATTACGATGAATACCGAGGGCGCGGCCGGCATGATCAGCCGCTGGCGCGAGAAATACGGCAGCCAAGCCGGCATCGGCGCAGGCACCGTGCTCGATCTGGACATGGCAAAGGAAGCGGTCGCGGCAGGCTCCCAGTTTCTTATTTCCCCTAACCTGGATGAAGCGGTCGTTGAGTACGGCTATGCGAACGGGGTTCCGGTATGGCCGGGCGTCATGACGCCGACGGAAATCGTCCGCGCTTGGAAGGCGGGCGCCGAAGCGGTGAAGGTGTTCCCGATGGCAACGCTTGGCTGGAAGTATCTTTCCGAAATCCGCGCGCCGCTGGACAAAATCCCGATGCTCGCAACTGGCGGCGTCGATCTGGACAACATCGCGGACTACTTCAAAGCCGGCGCTTGCGCGGTCGGCATGGGCAGCAAGCTCGTCAACTTGGACTGGGTGCGCAGCGGCCGGTTCGACCTGTTGACGGAACGCGCCCGCAAGTTTGCCGATGCGGCCCAATCTCTGTAG
- a CDS encoding transposase — MPLKKGQKLKTYSDELKKEAIRLHVVEGWNYRKINEHLGILDPGRLKRWMRKYREHGEFGLLDQRGRKDEYVDQDRYVQKLQRENDILKKCLGIWMREVKNRNSSRSKLRPRVSPSAHCVSSSASREADTTPS; from the coding sequence ATGCCATTGAAAAAAGGTCAGAAACTTAAAACATATTCGGATGAGTTGAAGAAGGAGGCGATACGTCTTCATGTTGTTGAAGGATGGAACTATCGTAAAATTAACGAACATCTAGGTATCTTAGATCCTGGTAGATTGAAGCGGTGGATGCGGAAATATCGGGAGCATGGTGAGTTTGGCTTGTTAGATCAACGTGGTAGGAAAGACGAATATGTAGATCAAGATCGATACGTACAAAAGCTCCAGAGGGAAAACGACATACTAAAAAAGTGTTTAGGAATTTGGATGCGGGAGGTGAAAAACAGAAATTCAAGTCGATCGAAGCTGCGGCCGAGAGTTTCCCCGTCAGCGCATTGTGTGAGCTCTTCGGCGTCTCGCGAAGCGGATACTACGCCTTCCTAA